A single region of the Chryseobacterium culicis genome encodes:
- a CDS encoding bifunctional metallophosphatase/5'-nucleotidase, translated as MDRKSFLKAIGGGSLAMALAPNMMMAEELKILNVKSANKLTILHTNDQHSRIEPFDASYTKNPNQGGFARRANLIQQIRNQENNVLLLDSGDIFQGTPYFNFFGGELEFKLMSMMKYDASTMGNHDFDNGLDGFLKVLPNAKFPFICSNYDFKNTVLDGKTSPYQIFNKNGIKVGIFGVGIQLDGLVGKKQYGETVYSNPIDVAQHYSDFLKKDQKCDLVICLSHIGYDYRDEPNKISDKILAANTENIDIILGGHTHTFLPEPQSFTNRQGKNVLVNQVGWAGLLLGRIDFYFDTNKNVQHISWNNQVIDSSITA; from the coding sequence ATGGATAGAAAAAGTTTTTTAAAAGCAATAGGCGGCGGATCTTTAGCAATGGCTTTAGCTCCCAACATGATGATGGCGGAAGAATTAAAAATCCTCAATGTAAAATCAGCAAATAAACTGACCATTCTTCATACCAATGACCAACATAGCAGAATAGAGCCTTTTGACGCAAGCTATACAAAAAATCCCAATCAGGGAGGTTTTGCAAGAAGAGCGAATTTAATTCAACAAATCAGAAATCAGGAAAATAATGTTCTTCTTCTTGATTCGGGAGATATTTTCCAGGGAACTCCTTATTTTAATTTTTTCGGAGGAGAACTGGAGTTCAAATTAATGTCCATGATGAAATATGATGCCTCTACCATGGGAAATCATGATTTCGACAATGGTCTTGATGGATTTTTAAAAGTGCTTCCTAATGCGAAGTTTCCTTTTATCTGTTCCAATTATGATTTTAAAAATACCGTTCTTGATGGGAAAACTTCCCCTTATCAGATCTTCAACAAGAATGGAATCAAAGTAGGAATTTTCGGAGTGGGAATCCAGCTGGATGGTCTTGTAGGCAAAAAACAGTATGGAGAAACCGTGTATTCCAATCCTATTGATGTAGCACAGCATTATTCAGATTTCCTGAAAAAAGATCAGAAATGTGATCTGGTAATTTGCCTTTCCCATATCGGCTACGACTACAGAGATGAACCTAATAAAATAAGCGATAAAATTTTAGCCGCCAATACAGAAAATATTGATATTATCTTAGGGGGCCATACTCATACATTCTTACCAGAACCTCAATCTTTTACCAACAGACAAGGCAAAAATGTTCTTGTCAACCAGGTTGGATGGGCAGGACTTCTTTTGGGCAGAATAGATTTTTATTTTGATACAAACAAAAACGTACAGCATATTTCCTGGAACAATCAGGTAATAGATAGCAGCATAACCGCATAA
- a CDS encoding 5'-nucleotidase C-terminal domain-containing protein translates to MKNKFLLLGIALASLTACKTASAPMLVNVKTQKNISINNELKNDEEFVKFIEPYKQKLDKEMNQKISHTNVDLTKQGDNSNLGNLLADYTFEGGNEWIKTHLKQNVDAALINIGGIRTTIGKGDILLKNVFEVMPFENEVVIVKMKGADLPGLFEYYAKTQVNNPVSHLYIETNNGQVIKTLINGKAVDPAKDYYIATSDYLALGGDNMKFFAKGESIATGIKMRDLFIDYFKKSPEVVANSEVRLNFIGKK, encoded by the coding sequence ATGAAAAATAAATTCTTGTTACTAGGAATTGCTCTGGCGTCCCTTACAGCATGCAAAACGGCTTCTGCGCCGATGCTTGTAAATGTAAAGACCCAGAAAAATATTTCTATTAATAATGAGCTAAAGAATGATGAGGAGTTTGTAAAATTTATTGAGCCCTATAAGCAGAAACTGGACAAAGAAATGAACCAGAAGATTTCACACACGAATGTGGATCTTACCAAGCAGGGTGATAACAGCAATCTGGGAAATCTTTTAGCTGACTATACGTTTGAAGGAGGTAATGAATGGATTAAAACTCATCTTAAGCAAAACGTAGATGCTGCGCTGATCAATATCGGAGGAATCCGTACCACTATTGGAAAAGGAGATATTTTACTTAAAAATGTATTTGAAGTAATGCCTTTCGAAAATGAGGTGGTCATTGTAAAAATGAAAGGAGCAGATTTACCGGGTCTTTTTGAGTATTATGCAAAAACGCAGGTCAACAATCCTGTTTCTCATTTATACATTGAAACAAATAACGGACAGGTAATCAAAACCTTAATCAACGGAAAAGCAGTAGATCCGGCAAAAGATTATTATATTGCCACTTCAGACTATCTTGCGCTGGGAGGAGACAATATGAAATTCTTTGCAAAAGGAGAATCCATTGCAACAGGGATTAAAATGAGAGATTTATTTATCGATTATTTTAAGAAATCCCCTGAAGTTGTGGCAAATTCGGAGGTTCGTTTAAATTTTATCGGGAAGAAATAA
- the dapA gene encoding 4-hydroxy-tetrahydrodipicolinate synthase, producing the protein MSILKGVGVALVTPFNEDLSVDFDSLTKLVEYNIDNGTNYLVVLGTTAEAATLSAEEKKQVIEHIIKVNNKRLPLVLGIGGNDTLDVKKQIEEADLSAFEAVLSVSPYYNKPNQEGLYQHYKALASTGKNIIIYNVPSRTGQNVEADTTIRLAKEFPNLFLIKEAAPNILQYFDILRKKPEGFSLVSGDDEYTLPVTLAGGDGVISVIGQAYPKEFSTMVQLAFEGKVKEAYEIHNKLVDITRLIFAEGNPCGIKVILTEKGIIKNYLRLPLVKASEGLHAKIKAEMANL; encoded by the coding sequence ATGAGCATTTTAAAAGGAGTAGGTGTTGCATTGGTAACACCCTTTAATGAAGATTTATCCGTTGACTTCGATAGTTTAACAAAACTTGTGGAGTACAATATCGACAACGGGACCAATTATTTGGTTGTATTGGGAACAACGGCAGAAGCCGCAACGCTTTCTGCTGAGGAGAAGAAACAGGTAATTGAGCATATCATTAAGGTAAATAATAAACGTCTTCCTTTAGTGTTGGGAATTGGCGGTAACGATACTCTTGATGTCAAGAAACAGATTGAAGAAGCAGACCTTTCTGCATTTGAAGCAGTACTTTCTGTGTCTCCATACTATAATAAACCTAATCAGGAAGGTCTTTATCAGCATTATAAAGCGTTAGCTTCCACAGGAAAAAATATTATCATCTATAATGTTCCTTCAAGAACCGGGCAGAATGTAGAAGCAGATACTACGATTCGTCTTGCAAAAGAATTCCCTAATTTGTTTTTGATTAAGGAAGCTGCACCCAATATTTTACAGTACTTTGATATTCTGAGAAAGAAACCTGAAGGTTTTTCTTTAGTTTCCGGAGATGATGAATATACATTACCTGTAACATTAGCGGGAGGTGATGGTGTAATTTCCGTAATCGGGCAGGCGTATCCTAAAGAATTTTCTACTATGGTACAGCTGGCTTTCGAAGGAAAGGTAAAAGAAGCTTATGAAATCCACAACAAGCTGGTAGATATTACCCGTCTGATTTTTGCAGAAGGAAACCCTTGCGGTATTAAAGTAATATTGACAGAAAAAGGGATTATTAAGAATTATCTGAGACTTCCTTTGGTAAAGGCTTCAGAAGGTCTTCATGCAAAAATTAAGGCTGAAATGGCAAACCTTTAA
- a CDS encoding GNAT family N-acetyltransferase: MKLKQATAADIPLIQDLARRSWENAYADILSKEQMEFMLSGMYSETEILNHFQNPHYHYYLIQDEDNDSYEGFIGYEHHYEEKTTKLHRIYLVPESKGKGFGKEALRFLNEKVYENENDRIILNVNKYNSARNFYESQGYRVYDEGVFDIGNGFVMDDFLMEFLIHR, encoded by the coding sequence ATGAAATTAAAACAGGCAACAGCTGCAGACATCCCGTTAATTCAGGATCTTGCGCGAAGATCATGGGAAAATGCTTACGCAGATATTCTTTCGAAGGAACAGATGGAATTCATGCTTTCTGGAATGTATTCTGAAACTGAAATTCTCAATCATTTCCAAAATCCGCATTATCATTATTATCTTATTCAGGATGAAGATAATGATTCCTATGAAGGCTTTATCGGATACGAACATCATTATGAAGAAAAAACCACCAAGCTGCATCGCATTTATCTGGTTCCGGAGAGCAAAGGAAAAGGGTTCGGAAAAGAAGCCCTTCGGTTTCTCAATGAGAAGGTTTATGAAAACGAAAACGATAGAATTATTTTAAATGTCAATAAATACAATTCTGCCAGAAACTTCTATGAATCCCAGGGATACAGGGTTTACGATGAAGGTGTTTTTGACATTGGGAACGGTTTTGTAATGGATGATTTTCTAATGGAATTTCTAATTCACAGATAA
- a CDS encoding helix-turn-helix domain-containing protein: MKMYVKFDFNALCKKVLDEKLKEHGLKYRLLNFGEVEFYEPLTQEQHNLFKKNLEDYGIEIIESQKTALVQKIKDAIVELVFSDEIIPVKASIYISEKLNHSYGYLSNLFSEVAYTSIENFIILQKIEHAKALIIRNKQSLTEIAHKLNYSSVAHLSTQFKNTTGITPSQFQKIIGRRRRVQSMVINPKMQYE, translated from the coding sequence ATGAAAATGTATGTTAAATTTGATTTCAATGCCCTCTGCAAAAAGGTATTGGACGAGAAACTAAAAGAACACGGGCTGAAGTACAGGTTACTGAACTTCGGTGAAGTAGAATTCTATGAGCCCCTTACCCAAGAACAGCACAATCTTTTTAAGAAAAATCTTGAAGATTATGGTATCGAGATCATAGAAAGCCAAAAAACCGCTTTGGTACAGAAAATAAAAGATGCTATTGTAGAACTTGTCTTTTCTGATGAGATTATTCCCGTAAAAGCATCGATCTATATTTCTGAGAAACTGAATCACAGCTACGGATATCTTTCCAATCTATTTTCAGAAGTGGCTTACACGTCTATAGAGAACTTTATCATTCTGCAAAAGATAGAGCATGCAAAAGCTTTGATCATAAGAAACAAGCAAAGCCTTACAGAAATTGCCCACAAGCTGAATTACTCCAGTGTGGCGCATTTGAGTACCCAGTTTAAAAATACAACAGGAATCACTCCATCCCAGTTTCAAAAGATTATTGGCAGACGAAGAAGAGTACAAAGCATGGTAATAAACCCTAAAATGCAGTATGAATAA
- a CDS encoding response regulator encodes MNKEFLNVIVADSDDNTLIFFKNILKELKISIKVQCFSNGKNLMEYLNNEDAVVPEIVFINHAIPGKTSMECLEDITSNSKFKNMVTAIFSEPIPENEIEDIFVKGAHIFMKKPDCFDKLKKVLTEVITINWQYHTSGLNKDNLILKV; translated from the coding sequence ATGAATAAAGAATTTCTGAACGTAATAGTAGCAGATAGCGATGACAATACATTGATTTTTTTTAAAAATATTCTAAAAGAGTTGAAAATCTCTATAAAAGTTCAATGTTTCAGTAACGGAAAAAACCTGATGGAATATCTCAATAATGAGGATGCTGTAGTTCCGGAAATTGTTTTTATCAACCACGCTATTCCTGGAAAGACAAGCATGGAGTGCCTGGAAGATATCACTTCAAATTCAAAATTCAAGAATATGGTGACGGCTATTTTTTCTGAACCGATTCCGGAAAATGAAATAGAAGATATTTTTGTAAAAGGAGCTCACATTTTTATGAAAAAACCTGATTGTTTTGATAAGCTTAAAAAGGTGCTTACGGAAGTTATTACCATCAATTGGCAGTATCACACTTCGGGATTGAATAAAGATAATTTAATCCTTAAAGTATGA